GTATCATTTATGATATGAGTCCTGCACCTTCAAGAGTGCACCAAGAAATTGTAATAGAGCTTGCAACATTGATAAAGAATTATCTCAAATCTTCTAATAAGCCCTGCAAAGTTTATACAGCCCCCTTTGATGTAGTTCTAATAGAGGAAGGGCAGGATGAGAAGCAAGCAACTAACGTTGTTCAGCCTGATATATCAATCATATGCGACAAGAAAAAGCTAACTGAAAAAGGCTGTGTTGGAGTTCCTGAGATGATAATTGAGGTTGTGTCACAAAATAATCCTGCACATGATTATATTCGAAAACTTAATCTTTACACTCAATTTGGAGTCAAAGAATATTGGATTGTTAATCCATATGAACAAAACATTTTTGTGTATGTATATCGTCCAGAGACTGGATATTCATATCCAAAAGTCTACACTTTTAATGACAAAATAAAAGTTTCTCTTTTTGAAGACCTTATGATAGACTTTGCGCAAATCAAAGAGGTGTTATAAAATGCCTACCAAAACAAAAAAGAGAGGGAATAATGAAGGCAGCATATACAAAAGAAAAGATGGGCTCTGGTGCGGTCAAATCACCATAGGAAGAGATGAAAACGGCAGACAAAAGCGGCAGTATTTCTATGGCAAGACAAGACAAGAGGTTGCTGAAAAGATAGCAAAGACACTAAATGACTTAGCCAATGGAGTATATGTTGACCCTGCAAAGACAACGTTGAAAGATTGGCTTAACACATGGCTTTGGGAATATAAAAAGCAGACATTGCGACCTTCAACGTTCAAAGATTATTTGTGCTATATAGAAAGACATATAAATCCTGCCATTGGTCATTATAAGTTAAAAGATTTGAGACCTGAACATCTTCAAGCTTTGTATAATGCCAAATATCAAGAAGGTTTGAGTATAAGTACAATTAAGCAGATTCATACTGTTTTGCATTCAGCTTTAGACCAAGCTTTAAAGAATGGACTTGTCAACAGAAATGTTTCAGAGGCAACCACTTTACCAAAAGGCAAGCCAAAAAGAGAGATAAGGATACTAAGTTTAGAAGAACAACAAAGATTTATTGCAGCTTTGGAAGGGGAAAGATTAAAAACTGCGTTTCTTGTTGAGTTAGCAAGTGGACTTAGAATTGGTGAACTTTTAGCTTTGCGCTGGAAAGATGTCAATTTCAAGGATGGATACATTGAAGTTAGACGGTCTTTACAGCGTGTAAGGATTTTTGATGGAGGCAATTCTAAAAAGACTGCACTTGCTTTTCAAGAACCTAAAACAGAAGCAGGTAAAAGAATAGTGCCTTTGCCACCAGTAATAATTGAAGAGTTAAAACAGCACAGAAAAAAACAGTTAGAAGAAAAACTGAAAGCTGGAGCGCTTTATGAAGATAACGATTTAGTATTTGCAACAGAGCTTGGTACCCCAATTGACCCAAGAAATTTTGAAAGGCTTTTTTACAGAATTAGAGAAAAAGCGGGACTTGACAAGAGTGTCAATTTTCATGCATTAAGACACACATATGCAACAAGGCTTTTAGAAGCAAATGAACATCCCAAAGTTGTTCAAGAGCTTTTAGGACACAAAGATATTTCTACAACCCTCAATATTTATTCTCATGTTATGCCTGAGATAAAGAAAGCTGCTGCAATGAAATTAAACAGTTTATTTGAGAATATAAAAACAAAGGGTAACCACTCCTAAGAAAGTGGAGTAGTTACCCTAAAATTTTACAGTTTCTCGGGTAGCTGTAAGGTAGCTGTAGAAAACGCACTTGTTATATTTTACCTATCCTCAAATCCCTTGATTTTCTTGGAGCTCCATGGGGGATTCGAACCCCCGACCGGTCGATTACGAATCGACTGCTCTGCCACTGAGCTAATGGAGCGCGTATGACATATATGTCATATACAATTATAATATTCTTCTTGACAACAAATCAAGAGTTATTAATACTTTATTTTGTATCTTGGCTAAAGAATTTAACTTCAAAGGGAGTGAGCTTTTAATTGAAGAGCCTTGTTGATTGCATTCACTGCTACCTAAAACAGGCAGTTTCATGTATGGAGATGATAAAAGTTCCCGATGAAAAAAAGATAGAAGTGCTCTATAATCTCATGGATTTCATAAAAACTTTGGAGCCTTCTGACTCACCAGCGTATAACTCTTCACTTGTATTGCTAAAAACATATGAGTATATAAATAATCCAGACCCATATTATGAAGCGAAAAAATCTTCAAACAAATTGGCACTTGAACTGTATCCAAGAGTGAAAGAAAAGGTACAAACAGCTGATGATACTCTTTATGAAGCGTTGAAAGTTTCTGTTGCAGGCAATGTTATTGACTTGGGGATTCAGAGAGATTTTGATATTGATAAGGAATTAGAACACGCGTTTGATTTTGGATTTTGGATTGATGACTATCCTCTATTAAAGGAAAAGATTGAGAAGGCAAAAGATGTAGTGATTGTCGGTGATAATGCAGGTGAGATTGTGTTTGATAAGGTATTGGTAGAAATTTTAAATAAAATGGGAAAAAATGTTTATTACATTGTGAAGTCTAAGCCCGTACTTAACGATGCTACGTTAGAAGATGCAGAGGAAGTTTCTATGAGCAGAATAGCAAATGTTGTTGAGAGCGGAGCAGGGCTTTTGGGAGTTCCAAAAGACTTTATTTCTGAGCAACTCAAAAATCTTATATCTACTGCTGATGTGATTATTTCAAAAGGGCAGGCAAACTTTGAGACTGTGGATGACTTTGAAGATGTTCAACCCAATGTTTTTTATCTTTTGAAAATAAAATGCGAATACTTAGCCAAAAAACTAAAATTCAAGCAGGGCAGCTTGGTGCTCATAAATGGTGAGAAATTAAAAGAGAGAAAAGAGAAATATCTTTTAAAGTAAGACAAACAATATAAGTTTTATGAGGTTCTTCTAAAAAACTCAAAACTCTTTTTATCCTGCAAAAGTATATGAGAATAGTCTCCAACCTCAGTATTTTCAAAGAGCTTGTGACCTTCATTTTCGCAGTCATTACATGCGTCGTGTGGAATTACTATGGCTAAAACCCTATATCCCAAACAAAGAGAGTCTATTAATATTAGACCTGAGCATTTTTTGCAGTTCTTTATTTTTTCAAGCTGATTTTCTCTGAATCCCATTGTGTCATAATAAATGGATTTTTTTCTGACATAATAATCTTGATTTGCCATTTTGATTTTGTATTCTCTTTCTTCTTTTGATTTCCATATACTGTATACATGTTCACAAAGCCGTTTGATATAATCAGTTGTTCTTTGAGACTGTTTAAGTCTTTCAGGATTGTAATCAGGTTCTTTTATGTTTGAATAATCAATACCTGCAAGTGCAAATATTATACCTAAATTGACGTAAGGAAGAGCACTTTCAATAGAATACCCGCCTTCTAAAACAGAAATATTTGGACTTAACTTTTCTGTGAGTTTTGCGTATCCTTGTGCTGAAAAGTTCATGTTTGTTAGTGGGTCAGAATAATGGTTGTCCTGCCCTGCTGAGTTTATTATGATATCAGGCTTAAATTCTTCTAAAACAGGGATGATAAGATTGTCTAAGCAATATAAAAAGCCATCATCAGATGTATACGGTGGCAAGGGCAGATTCAAAGTATAACCAATTGCTGATGGTCCCCCTATTTCGTCAGTAAAACCAGTGCCGGGATATAGGGTTGTGCCATCTTGGTGCAGAGAAATAAACAAGACATCTTTGTCGTTCCAAAAGATATCCTGTGTTCCATCACCATGATGACAGTCAGTGTCTATTATTGCTATCTTTTTAATTTTATATTCTTTTCTTAAATATTCCACCATTATCGCCTCATTGTTTATAATACAAAATCCTCTGTCGCCATATGTTACTCTGTGTGCATGATGGCCGGGTGGTCGAATAAGAGCAAAGCCTTTCTCTACTTCCTTTGACAGAACCTTTTTAGCAATAGTTATTGCTGAGCCTGCAGCTATCTTGTGAGATACGGTAACAATTGAAGAAATAGTAGGAATGCAAAAATGGGTCATCTCTATATATTTTGAGTCAATCATTTCAGGATTGTAAATTTTTATATTTTCATAGTCAAAAAGTCCCTCTTCTTCTATCTGGTCAATTGTATACAAAAGTCTTTCTTCTCTTTCAGGATGCGTTGGAGAAATTCTCCAGTCAAAGGCAGGAAAGAGTATGAGTCCTAAACTATTTTTTGCTTTTAACATCTTGTCTCACTTCCTAAAAAATCAATCTCTCAAATTTAAAAGCTTGGGTTTTAACTGAGCTTTAATTCTAATCATTCTTCCACAGAATCTAAAATTTCTTATCATATTAAATGAACTTTCATCTACAATCTCTATATCGTCTTGATTTTTAGCTTCTCTGCACTCTAAGACCTTTTCAATTAAAACCTTCTTTGCCTGGTCAATAGTAAAATCTGCAGGAATATTATGATATATATTTAGCTCTGGAATTATCATTTTGCCTTGGATAGTGTCTGCAACTAAGTTGTACTCTTTTGAGATTGAGCCGATCGCACAACCAATTGCGTTTGCAACCATGTAATATTTCGGAACTTCAACTTTTATTTTAAACTTGTTCTCTAAATAAGGTTTTAAAAGCTGAGCTGGTCCACCAATTAGAATTATCTTCTGAGGTGCGAATTTTTCTCCATACAATAGCTTATTTATGGTATAAACTGGAAGATTATTGATGTACTCAATTCCCTCTTTCAATTTTTCTTCTATCATTGCTACTGCCCTGCTTATCACTAATTTACAAAAGTCTTCTTGGCTCATATTCAGCTGAGAAGATAAAGACTTTAAACGAACATTTACAGGACTTTCAGAGTGTGAACTTGAAAATTGAAGAACATCATGCAAAGTAGCAAACTCATTTTTGTCCTGTTCATACCATCTTTTTGTTTCTGGTCCTATCTTAATTGTATTATCTACTATTTTAACAATACTTTCAGCCCCCAGCCCCACAGAACGTGAATATATTGATCTTACCAAAGTAGGATACTTTCCAATTTTTGCTCCATATGGTTCAAGAACAAGATTACCGTTTGACAAGAACGCAATGTCAGTTGTTGTTCCACCAATGTCAATTATGACTGCATTTTTTGCAAAATTAGATAAGACAAATCCGCCTTGAGCAGATGCAGCTGGACCTGAGAGAATAGAGAATATCGGAAAATTTTCAATATTTTGCAAATTTACAATTCCCCCATCTGGCTTTTGAATAAATATCTTCTCAAGAGGAATTTTTCTTTCTTGTGAAAATGTTAAAATACTTTTATAAAACATGTTAAATGTACTGTGGACTGCACAGTTCAAGTATGTGGAAAAAACTCTTCGGGGAAAGTTGAGTTTGCCAGAAAGTTTGTAGCCAACTGACATAAATTTAAAGTTGTATTCTTTAGCTGCCTCATACACAGCAAGTTCATGCTGTGGATTTCGAACAGAGAACTTGCCAACAATGCCCAAGTTTTCTATACCTTCTTGTTTAAAGCTATGCAAAGCGTTCTTTACGCTTTCGATATTTACTGGTTTTACCTCTATGCCTCTGTTATTTATATATCCATCTGCCAAAAAATTCATATCACCACACATCAAAAATTCAGGATTTGATCCAATACCGTTTTCTATTATCATTCCAACCTTATCTAAATTATTTTGAACTATTGCGTTTGTAGTAACGGTTGTACTGAGTGTTATTCTTTCAAGGTTCGAAATTATCTCTTTAGATATAAACTGGTTTAAACTTTCTAATACAGAGTCTATTAAACTTCTACCACGTTCGAATTTTTTAAATGCAACAACTTTTCCGTTTTCTATTGCCACTGTGTCGATGGTTGTACCACCAACATCAAGGCCTATTATCATTTTTAACTTCACCTTGCTTTTCAAAAGTATATTTTACTTCATCTAATATTATAACCCTTTCTTGATTTTATGGGTAAAAATACTTTAAAATAGATAGTAGTCAAGTAGGAGTTTTTATTTTTCTTCGAATAAAGATTTTTTTACAATAACATTGAAAGGATTGGTTGCATTATCATGATTAAAAGTATGACGGGTTACGGTGGATGTAAAAGAATAATAAATGAGAGGGAATACAGCGTTGACATAAGAAGTGTAAACCACAGATACTTAGAAATAAACTTGAAGATGCCTAAAGAGTTTATCAAATTTGAAAATGAGATAAAAAATGTTGTTTCGCAATATATTTGCCGTGGAAAGGTTGATATATATATTAGTTTTAAAAGCTTCAGCGAAAAAGACTACAGGATTATTCCTAACATAGGGATAATGAAGCAGTACTTGGAAGCAATAAATAGGGTTAGGGAAAACTTTTCGGAAATTCAGGACGATTTTAGCCTTTCGACTTTTATAAAACTTCCAGATGCCCTTGTGATTGAGACTGAAGAACTTGACATCAGTACTGTAAAGTCTGAGCTTTTGGATTGTATTGAAGAGGCACTTCAAAATTTAGATAAAATGAAAAAGATAGAAGGTGAAAATCTTAAAAAGGATATTCTGATGAGATTAGAAACCATCAGAGCTTTGGTGAGTAGAATAGAAGAGTATTCAAAGGATTTAGTTGAAAATTACAGAGAAAAACTTTACAAACGGGTAAGCGAATATTTCGATTTAAAAAACATTGATGAAAACAGACTTATGCTGGAGATAACACTGTTTGCTGACAAAAGTGATATAACAGAAGAGCTTGTGAGGCTTAAGAGTCATATAAGTCAGTTTGCTGAGTGTTTAGAAGCTGGAGGAAGTATTGGCAAAAAACTTGACTTTATAGTTCAAGAGATGAACAGAGAGACAAATACAATTGGCGCTAAATCTACTATTTTTGAAATCTCCCAATGTGTTGTAAGTCTTAAAGATGAGCTTGAAAAAATCCGTGAACAAGTTCAAAATATTGAATAGAGGTGAGTTTGTTTTGAGCAATAGCGGTAATATAAAACTGATAAATATTGGGTTTGGTAACATAGTTTCAGCGAACAGGCTGATAGCAATAGTAAGTCCTGATTCAGCACCTATAAAGAGAATAATCCAGGAAGCAAGAGAAAGAGGTATGTTGATTGATGCCACATATGGCAGAAGAACGAGAGCGGTAATAATAACTGACGCTGACTATGTAATACTTTCTTCTGTTCAGCCTGAGACTGTAGCACACAGAATTATAGAACCTGAAGAAGAGTTTGAAGAAGAAGACATTGAAGTTGAAGATGAGGATGACAAAAAATGAGAGAAGGACTTTTGATTGTGATTTCAGGGCCAGCAGGGACTGGAAAGGGTACAGTTGTTGGAAGGCTTCTTGAAAAAAATCCCAATATTAAACTTTCAATTTCCAAAACAACAAGAAAGCCAAGGCCAGGGGAAAAAGAGGGTGTGAATTATTTTTTTGTCTCGCGCGAGCAATTTGAAGAAGAGATTAAAAATGAAAGATTTTTAGAATATGCTGAGTATAACAATAACTATTATGGTACGCCCAAAGACTTTGTCTTTGAAGCATTGGGAAAAGGCTATGATGTAATTTTGGAGATTGAAACAAAAGGAGCACTTCAGATTAAAAAAGTATTTTCGGATGCAGTACTGATATTTTTACTGCCACCATCCATAGAAGAGCTTTACAAAAGACTTGTAAAAAGAGGCACTGAGTCGGAAGATGAAATAAGAGCAAGGCTTGAGATTGCCAAGAACGAGATAAAACTTGTGCCAGAGTATGACTATTGTGTTATAAATGATAATGTGGATGATGCTGCTGAAAAGATACAAAAGATTATTGAAGTTGAGAAACTAAAGAGTAGGAGATTTGATATACAAAGTTTTTTGAAGGAGTGAATGAAGAATGCTTTTGCGACCAGGGCTTGACGAGCTTTTAAAGTATGTGGACAATAAATACACACTTTCTGTACTTGTTGCAAAAAGAGCAAGACAACTTCTTCAGCAGGCACAAAAAAAGGTTGATATTACCAATTTTAACTCTGACAAGTATGTTACAATGGCAGTAAATGAAGTTGCTTCTGGGAAGATTTCTTACAAGTACGTAAAGCCGGTGAAAAAGAATGAGATTAAAAAATAAAAACGTATTAATAGGAATATGCGGTGGGATAGCAGCATACAAGGTATGCGAGCTTATAAGACTTTTAAAGAAAAATGAAGCAAACGTAAAGGTAATAATGACAAAAAATGCCCAAAAGTTTATAACTCCTTTGACACTGCAAACTCTTTCTCAGAACAAGGTTTATACAGACACTTTTGAGAGCGAATATTTCTACGATATAGAACATATCTCTCTTACAACATGGGCAGATATTCTTGTGGTGGCTCCTGCAACTGCAAATATAATTGGGAAATTTGCAAATGGTATTGCTGATGATTTGCTGACCACAACGTTTTTGGCATTTGACAAACCTGTGCTAATTGTGCCTGCAATGAATTCAAACATGTTCGAAAATGCTATTGTGAAGCAAAATATTCACAAGCTAAAATCGATTGGGATAAACTTTGTCGAGCCTGAATCAGGGTTTTTGGCTTGCGGTGTGTATGGCAAGGGAAGATATCCAGAAAATCAAAAAATATTGATTGAGATAGAAAAGCTTCTTTGCAGTCAAGACTTGGCAGGAAAGAAAGTTCTCATTACTGCAGGACCTACAAGGGAATATTTAGACCCTATCAGGTTTATTTCAAACAGATCATCTGGCAAAATGGGTTATGCCTTAGCTGAAGAGGCATACAAAAGAGGAGCTCAAGTTACAGTCGTCTCAGGTCCAGTGAGTATCAACACCTATGCTGACATAGAAATTATACACGTGCAAACAGCTTCTCAGATGTATCAGAAGGTAAAAGAGATTTACGAGCAGTACGATATACTAATCTTTTCTGCAGCTGTGGCAGATTATAGACCTAAAACTACGAGCCAAAACAAGATTAAAAAGGAAAACAAGGATGAACTTACTATTGAACTTGTTAAAAATCCAGATATCTTAAAGTTTGTGGGAGAGAATAAAAAACCGAATCAAGTAATCGTGGGGTTTTCAGCAGAGACAGAGAATGTTTTAGAGAACTCTCAAAAGAAATTAGAAGCAAAAAATGCTGATTTGATTGTTGCAAACAATGTGCTTGAAGAGGGTGCAGGTTTTGATGTTGATACAAACATTGTAACACTCATATCAAAAGAAAAGGTAGAAAATCTTCCGAAAATGAGCAAAAGTGAAGTTGCTAAAAGGATTTTCGACCATGTAGTGACTTACCTCTGCAAAATGTAGCAGAGGTAATAATTTTTAATGGATGGAGTTTGGGTTTTAAGATGATAGCTCAGGTTTGTATTAACTACCAGGACGCCAATGTTGATAAGGTATTTGATTATTTGGTACCAACACATCTTGAAAATAGCATTGAGATAGGGAAAAGAGTGTATGTAAGCTTTGGAGTTTCAAATAGAATTGTGGAAGGGCTTGTTGTTGGGATAAAGCAAACTACTGATATAGAGGAAAATAAGATAAAGTGCGTGCTTGCTGTAATTGATAAGTTTTCAATTGTTTCAAAGGAACAGATAGAACTTGCTTTTTCAATGAAAAATTACTATGCGTTGAATTTGGGTGAGGCTTTGTCACTTGTTATACCTCCTTTTGTGAGCAGCAAACAGATATATAATATCTGTGCAAAAAAGTGTGAAGAAAATAAGAACTTAGATGATGATCTAAAAGAACTGTATGAAAGTATTTTGAAAAAACCTGTAAGCATAAATTCAAAGCTTGTGAAAGAGAACAAAGAAAAAATAGTAAAACTCTTTTTGGAAGGGCTTTTGGAGTTTGATTTAAAGAATTTTGATACAAGAGAAAATACTGAGAAAAATCTGCCGCGGGTAGAACCAGAGTTTAATTTAACTGAAGAACAGAACAAAGCCCTAAATAATATAATCTCTGCGTTTGATGAAGGAGGATACAGAAATATTCTCTTATTTGGAGTCACAGGAAGTGGGAAAACAGAGGTTTATATAAGAGCGATACAATATGTAATTGAAAAAGGCAAGAGTGTCATATTTATGGTACCAGAAATCTCACTCACACCACAGATGATAGAAAATGTTCAAAGTAGAATAGGCAACAAGGTTTTAGTATATCACAGCAAAATGAAAAGTATAGACAGGCTAAATAGTTGGCTTGCTGCCAGAAACAAAGAGGCGGTTGTGGTGATTGGTCCGCGATCAGCAGTTTTTGCCCCTGTCAAGAACCTTGGTCTTATAATTGTCGATGAAGAGCATGAACCAAGCTATAAATCTGAAAAATCGCCGCGGATAAATGCTGTTGAGGTTGCCCAGATGAGAGCTAAAATTAATAATATACCCATTATACTTGGCTCTGCAACTCCATCTATTGAGCATTATTATTATGCTAAAAAAGGAAAGTATTCTCTTTGTACATTGAAAAATAGAATAAACAAGACCCTGCCAGAAGTTTTGATTGTTGATATGAAAAAAGAAATCTTAGAAGGTAACAAGTCCATTTTTAGCAGGCTTTTACTTAGTGAAATAGAGAACAACTTGAAAAAAGGGGAGCAGGTTCTCCTTTTTTTAAACAGGAGAGGTTATTCTCCAATTGTTATATGCCGTGAGTGTGGCTACGTTTATATGTGTAAAAACTGCAGTATTTCACTTACATACCACAAAGAGGGGTATTTGAAATGTCACTACTGCGGGTATAAAGAGGAATATAAAGGTGTGTGTACAAAATGTAACAGCAGGTATGTCAGACAATATGGTAGTGGCACCCAGAAGATAGAGGAAGAGATAAAAGCGTACTTTAAAGATGCAAGGGTTTTGCGTATGGACAGTGATACAACTTCAAAAAAAGATGCGACAGAACAGATTGTGAAAAAGTTCAGGGAAAAAGAGGCAGATATTCTTGTTGGTACGCAGATGATTGCAAAAGGTTTGCACTTTCCTGACTTGACCTTGGTGGGTGTGATAGATGCAGATATTCTTTTGAACATGCCAGATTTTAGGAGCAGAGAAAGAACATTTCAACTGCTTACACAGGTTGCAGGAAGGTCTGGCAGGGAAAAACCAGGAAAAGTTATAATTCAAACTTTTAACCCTGAAGATTACAGCATTGTGTTTGCTTCAAAGCACGACTATGAAAGCTTTTATGCCCAGGAAATGAAACTGAGAAAAATGATGGTATATCCACCGTATTCTTATGTAGTTAACTTTGTTACAGTAGCAAGGGAAGAGAATATGGCAAAAAGAGGAATAGAGCATGTATATGCTTTGCTCAAGGAGAATGAAATGGAGAATGACATGAAAATTTATGGTCCAAGTGAAAATCCCATCTTTAAAATAGAAAACCAGTACAGGTATCACATATTGGTAAAGTTCAAAAGAGCTGGGCAGATGATTAGTATAGCAAATCTAATCAAAGAAAGATATAATTATAGTAACGCGTCGCTTATCATCGACGTAAATCCTTTGGATACACTTTAAAAAACAGGAGGGTTTAAATTTAGACAAATGGCACTGAGAAAGATAAGAACATATGAAGATGAGATACTGCGCAAAAAATCGAAGGTTGTTGAGAAATTTGACCAGCGACTTTGCCAGCTTCTTGACGATATGAAAGACACCATGTATGAAGCAAACGGCATTGGTCTTGCAGCGCCGCAGGTGGGAGTACTCAAAAGAGCAGTTGTGATTGATATAGGAGAAGGAGCAATTGAACTTGTCAATCCCGAAATAGAACAAGTAGAAGGAAGTGCTGTGGATGTAGAAGGTTGTCTTTCTGTCCCAAACGTGTGGGGTGAGGTGGAAAGACCACAGAAAGTGGTAGTAAAAGCTCAGGATAGGTTTGGAAATGAGTTTAGACTTGAAGCAGAGGGGCTTTTAGCAAGGGCTGTGTGTCATGAGATAGATCATCTTGATGGTATTTTGTTTGTTGACAAGGTTATACGATTTGTATCTGAAGAGGAGATCGAGCAAAGGCGCTCAAGAGGCGATAAGATGGATTTAGAATAAATTGCTTGGGTTTTAGAAAGGGGAAAGTGAATTGGACATTGTGTTTATGGGAACACCAGATTTTGCAGTTGATATTTTGCAAAAACTGATTCAAGAGCCTTTTGTCAATTTAAAACTTGTTGTGACCCAACCTGACAAACCTGTTGGGAGAAAAAGAATATTGACAGCACCAGCTGTCAAGGAGTTTGCTCAAAAGGTTGGAAAAGATGTTGTTCAACCAGAAAAGCTAAAGAATAACGAGGAGTTTTTTGAACTTCTAAAAGAAATAAATCCTGATACAATCGTAGTTGTTGCATATGGGAAAATTCTTCCCAAAGAAGTGCTTGAGATACCCAAGTATGGCTGCATAAATGTTCATGCTTCCCTTTTACCAGAGTACAGAGGAGCTGCACCAATTCAAAGAGTACTTATGGATGGAAAGGAATATACAGGTATTACCATTATGAAAATGGACGAGGGATTAGACACAGGAGATATTCTTCTTCAGAAAAAAGTTAAAATTGAAAATGATGATGACATTTTAACACTTTCAAAAAAGCTTGCAGAAGTGGGTAGCCAGCTTTTAATTGAAACTTTGAGGAATATCGAAAATATAACTCCTGTAAAACAGGACCACAGCAGAGCAACATATGCCCCACCTATCAAAAAGGAAGAAGGAAATATTGACTGGAATATGAGTGCGAAGGAAATTTATAATAGATTTAGAGCTCTTAAAATATGGCCAGGAATTTTCACAACTTTCAAAGGAAAACTTTTAAAAATTCACGATATTGAAATTGCTCAGGATAATAAAGACAATATTAATAGTAATGTACCAAATGGTACTGTAGTTGAGATAGATGACAGCAGCATTATAATAAAAGTTAGAGATGGACTGATAAGACTTAAACTTCTTCAGCTTGAAGGTGGAAAAAAGATTGGAGCAAGAGACTTTGTCAATGGGTATAAAATAAAAAAAGGAGATGTTTTAGCCTAAAATCAGGGGAGAGGATGAAAAGTGTTTTACTATTTTGACCCTTTGTATCTTGTGTTTGCTATTCCTGCATTTTTGATATCTCTTATAGCCCAAATGAGGGTCCAGATGGTTTTTTCAAAGTATTCCAGAGTCAGAACATTTTCAGGGCTGACAGGTGCCGAGGTTGCCAAAAATATACTGTGGTCCAACGGTATTTATGATGTCAGAGTAGAATATGTACCGGGACTTTTGACAGACCATTACGACCCGCGATTTAGAGTGCTCAGACTATCACAGGGGGTTTTTGATTCCAATTCTGTTGCTGCAGTTGGAGTTGCTGCACATGAGGCAGGGCATGCCATTCAGCACTACCAAAAATATCCGTGGCTGGCTCTTAGAACTGCCATGGTACCTGTTGTGAATATAGGGTCGAATTTGGCTTTTCCGCTTATTTTGATAGGGCTTTTACTGAAGAATGGAGATATATTTATAAATCTTGG
The sequence above is drawn from the Caldicellulosiruptor bescii DSM 6725 genome and encodes:
- a CDS encoding zinc metallopeptidase yields the protein MFYYFDPLYLVFAIPAFLISLIAQMRVQMVFSKYSRVRTFSGLTGAEVAKNILWSNGIYDVRVEYVPGLLTDHYDPRFRVLRLSQGVFDSNSVAAVGVAAHEAGHAIQHYQKYPWLALRTAMVPVVNIGSNLAFPLILIGLLLKNGDIFINLGILLFSLAVVFTLITLPVELNASKRAVEALKVSGVILPDEEIAVKKVLGAAAMTYVAAVSVAILQLLYYLSLVQRRRDD